One genomic region from Yarrowia lipolytica chromosome 1C, complete sequence encodes:
- a CDS encoding uncharacterized protein (Compare to YALI0C01199g, no similarity), translating into MQEQVQVLYSPPNTFRLDPLCPRQRAAAVCTCNRQQRAAKGHRSKALSHYIETGGPTGKACYQQNTIHTTMTSLDDAIAMAYVSGGTSQLDKDSAVQKAERMAQAKRLWATQTAPVVSPGPRASTAATEPKSLNASQNERLKALRQRHLQQARSPQPAHGPYCSWNTHTRAASAISERSSSSTHSGFSMASPDSAVSATFDGMHDSEDEALESKYRSLQQDLDDLHWVDEVKPEKPRKMSSRYYANHNNLSASEGHPDNLVRFTAKGIMWIGPETDEMEPTGSAQSHRGTPSISSAASTASTQSVNSLYTVQDVSYMYAEERVQIRQQNEFEWVDLLEGGFCGEKAGRPVMKRMVW; encoded by the coding sequence ATgcaagaacaagtacaagttctGTACTCCCCCCCAAACACTTTTCGTTTGGACCCTCTTTGTCCTAGACAGAGAGCAGCGGCTGTATGCACATGCAATAGGCAGCAGAGGGCTGCCAAGGGTCACCGAAGCAAAGCTCTCTCACATTATATAGAGACTGGGGGACCTACTGGAAAGGCCTGTTATCAGCAGAATACCATACACACCACCATGACAAGTCTCGATGACGCCATTGCCATGGCCTACGTCTCTGGCGGCACGTCGCAGCTAGACAAGGACTCTGCGGTACAAAAGGCCGAACGAATGGCCCAGGCAAAACGACTGTGGGCCACCCAGACAGCGCCCGTGGTCTCCCCCGGACCCCGTGCCTCCACGGCGGCCACCGAGCCCAAGTCACTCAATGCATCTCAGAACGAGCGCCTCAAGGCGCTGCGACAACGCCATCTGCAACAGGCCCGATCTCCCCAGCCAGCACACGGCCCCTACTGTAGCTGGAACACCCACACCCGGGCTGCTTCTGCCATCAGCGAACGgagctcgtcctccacgCACTCGGGCTTCTCTATGGCATCTCCTGACAGCGCGGTATCTGCCACCTTTGATGGCATGCATGACTCGGAAGACGAGGCTCTGGAAAGCAAGTACCGATCTCTGCAGCAGGACCTGGACGACCTCCACTGGGTAGACGAAGTCAAGCCTGAGAAGCCCAGAAAGATGTCGTCACGCTACTATGCCAATCACAACAACCTGTCGGCCTCGGAGGGCCATCCGGACAACCTGGTGCGATTCACAGCCAAGGGAATCATGTGGATAGGACCCGAGACGGACGAGATGGAGCCTACGGGATCCGCCCAGTCTCACAGAGGAACTCCTTCCATCAGCTCGGCGGCATCCACCGCATCCACTCAGTCCGTCAACAGCCTGTACACCGTCCAGGACGTGAGCTACATGTACGCCGAGGAGCGGGTGCAGATCCGGCAGCAGAACGAGTTCGAATGGGtcgatctgctggaggGAGGCTTTTGCGGCGAAAAGGCTGGCCGGCCCGTCATGAAACGCATGGTGTGGTGA
- a CDS encoding uncharacterized protein (Compare to YALI0C01177g, no similarity), translated as MTTTSPSLSPGISPGLSPGLSPHASPMLIPISPGLRYPYYQSLASTLSPNTKSPGTSRILPSTSAISLLSLSLNELDHHNTIDDDGLTFEFSKESFGDTSTGASNSNTPSAPASRRNSLQQHYNQRRHQHYRATTPSRPHSKAPSVASPPDSPGLDPISLCGSPTVLFLSSSFDKAMQGEHAMSLAGALASSASSGGVKKRKKSRPSLLAVPKASGLVYSTHAVPDVHEEVEENDDGEVPDSPDLQPVKSPKFDAPMTPLVLESESWLDAKSVE; from the coding sequence ATGACAACAACTTCGCCTAGTTTGTCGCCTGGTATAAGCCCCGGACTATCGCCTGGACTATCGCCTCACGCCTCGCCCATGCTGATACCCATCTCTCCAGGCCTGCGGTACCCGTACTACCAGTCGCTGGCGTCCACTCTGTCTCCCAACACAAAGTCGCCCGGCACCTCTCGCATCCTCCCCAGCACCTCGGCCATCTCACTGCTCTCCCTGTCGCTGAACGAGCTGGATCACCACAACACCATAGATGACGACGGACTGACTTTCGAGTTCTCCAAGGAGTCGTTTGGAGACACAAGCACAGGCGCCAGCAATAGCAACACCCCCAGTGCGCCCGCCTCCAGACGCAACTCGCTGCAACAACACTACAACCAGCGACGCCATCAGCACTACCGGGCCACCACCCCCAGCAGGCCCCACTCCAAGGCTCCATCTGTGGCCTCTCCTCCGGACTCTCCCGGTCTGGACCCGATTTCGCTCTGTGGCTCTCCCACTGTGCTGTTCCTGTCGTCCAGTTTCGACAAGGCCATGCAAGGGGAACATGCCATGAGTCTGGCGGGAGCCCTGGCCAGCTCTGCATCTTCTGGAGGGGTCAAGAAGCGCAAGAAGAGCCGACCGTCGCTGCTGGCGGTCCCCAAGGCCTCTGGCTTGGTCTACAGCACCCACGCGGTGCCCGATGTGCAtgaggaggtggaagaAAATGACGACGGAGAGGTTCCTGACTCGCCCGATTTGCAGCCTGTCAAAAGCCCCAAGTTTGACGCTCCCATGACCCCGTTAGTTTTGGAGAGCGAGAGTTGGCTGGACGCAAAGTCAGTGGAGTAG
- a CDS encoding uncharacterized protein (Compare to YALI0C01155g, similar to DEHA0G00737g Debaryomyces hansenii IPF 1033.1), which produces MITTTMVTTEHEITETPPANPFAHLIKACPDPQCMQQAYERHRRTRNRDKAAELRSRKIAVKPDPILSGLLNGEPPEFDPRNCITLWGRPTSDVIECVKTVQQQLTAVTKALWCMPPECLHLSILEVAHSVTEDTVRALLQNLKPSISNLKNVPQDVVLVKPLVCFDNSAVALTLVPDDHSVFTYTHYRAWLHKAVSDTGVQVESRYQVPSAHITIGRFTDKVSEETVDEFVTAIEEINERLEDSALEWHVGEEREVEVRCGRIWYGGGWNEVSGERSEPLTNGKGAVKE; this is translated from the coding sequence ATGATAACTACCACCATGGTAACGACGGAGCATGAAATCACGGAGACGCCGCCGGCCAACCCGTTTGCGCATCTCATCAAGGCGTGTCCAGACCCCCAGTGCATGCAGCAGGCCTATGAACGACACAGACGGACCCGCAACAGGGACAAAGCAGCCGAGCTTCGAAGTCGCAAAATCGCCGTCAAACCAGACCCCATTCTGTCGGGGCTTCTCAACGGCGAGCCTCCGGAGTTTGATCCCCGAAATTGCATCACATTGTGGGGGAGACCGACCTCAGACGTGATTGAATGTGTCAAGACCGTGCAACAACAGCTCACGGCGGTTACCAAGGCCTTGTGGTGTATGCCGCCAGAGTGTCTTCATTTGTCCATTCTGGAAGTCGCACACTCTGTGACCGAAGACACGGTCCGCGCCCTGCTACAGAACCTCAagccctccatctccaacctcaagaacgTGCCCCAGGACGTGGTGCTGGTCAAGCCTCTAGTTTGCTTCGACAACTCGGCCGTGGCATTGACTCTCGTGCCGGACGATCATTCGGTCTTCACATACACGCACTATAGAGCGTGGTTGCACAAGGCAGTGTCCGACACTGGTGTTCAGGTCGAGTCGCGATACCAGGTTCCTTCAGCCCACATCACCATCGGACGGTTTACCGATAAAGTGAGCGAAGAGACCGTGGACGAGTTTGTCACCGCGATTGAAGAGATCAATGAGCGGCTGGAGGATAGTGCCCTAGAGTGGCATGTAGGAGAGGAAAGAGAGGTGGAGGTTAGATGTGGAAGAATTTGGTACGGCGGTGGATGGAATGAAGTGAGTGGTGAACGAAGCGAACCACTCACGAACGGGAAGGGGGCCGTTAAGGAGTAA
- a CDS encoding uncharacterized protein (Compare to YALI0C01221g, similar to uniprot|Q9P3P6 Neurospora crassa Related to 26s proteasome subunit p28), which produces METKEYPLQVAARDGDLATVKEILSRDPKQVNLVDSDGRSALLWAVSMGHKNIVEWILDNQKPADIDQTDASGWTVVHIASSTGNIDMLQLVLPLDPDVNEKANGGQTPLHLAVGKNRIDAVRLLLDHGAKPSVRTKDGQGQIPLVRAAANGSMVMVKTLLENGSPLSTTDINGWTALHHAMAEGQGDVAVYLIQQGASAEAVDSDNKTPFDVAVDTKVLEYVKSQLA; this is translated from the coding sequence atggAAACCAAAGAATACCCTCTCCAGGTGGCTGCGCGGGACGGCGACTTGGCCACAGTGAAGGAGAttctgtcacgtgaccccaaGCAGGTGAACCTGGTGGATTCGGACGGCCGAAGCGCTCTGCTGTGGGCGGTGTCCATGGGCCACAAGAATATTGTGGAGTGGATTCTGGACAACCAAAAGCCTGCTGACATTGACCAGACCGACGCTAGTGGCTGGACCGTTGTTCACAttgcctcctccaccggAAACATTGACATGCTGCAGCTTGTTCTGCCTCTGGATCCCGATGTCAACGAGAAGGCCAATGGAGGACAGACTCCTTTGCATCTTGCTGTGGGCAAGAACCGAATCGATGCCGTGCGACTGTTGCTAGATCATGGAGCCAAGCCCTCAGTTCGAACAAAGGACGGCCAGGGCCAGATTCCGCTCGttcgagctgctgccaacGGCTCCATGGTCATGGTCAAGACTCTGCTTGAGAACGGGTCGCCTCTGTCCACCACCGACATCAACGGCTGGACCGCTCTGCATCACGCCATGGCCGAGGGCCAGGGTGACGTTGCTGTCTATCTCATCCAGCAGGGTGCTTCCGCGGAGGCTGTGGACAGCGACAACAAGACCCCCTTTGATGTTGCTGTCGACACCAAGGTTCTGGAATACGTCAAGTCTCAGCTCGCCTAG